From Amphiprion ocellaris isolate individual 3 ecotype Okinawa chromosome 2, ASM2253959v1, whole genome shotgun sequence, a single genomic window includes:
- the rpl36 gene encoding 60S ribosomal protein L36 has product MAIRYPMAVGLNKGHPVTKNVTAPKHSRRRGRLTKHSKFVRDMIREVCGFAPYERRAMELLKVSKDKRALKFIKKRIGTHIRAKRKREELSNVLAAMRKAAAKKD; this is encoded by the exons ATGGCTATTCGCTATCCCATGGCCGTTGGCCTTAACAAAGGTCATCCAGTCACCAAAAATGTAACTGCTCCCAAACACAGCCGCCGGCGCGGG CGTCTGACCAAACATAGCAAATTTGTTCGGGACATGATTCGTGAAGTATGTGGTTTTGCTCCATATGAGAGGCGTGCAATGGAGCTGTTGAAGGTGTCCAAGGACAAGAGAGCCCTCAAGTTTATAAAGAAGAGG ATTGGCACTCACATTCGGGccaagagaaagagagaggagctCAGCAACGTACTGGCTGCTATGAGAAAGGCTGCCGCCAAGAAGGACTAA